The Urbifossiella limnaea nucleotide sequence GAAGTTCTGGGCGGCGACGACGTACCCGCCCTCGGCGAGCTTGGCGAAGCTCTTGCGGGTGGCGGGAGCGGTGAGGTCGGCGTAGCGCTGCTCCAGCAGCGCCGGCCACGGCCCCTTCCCCGGCGGGAGGTAGAGGTAGACCGAGAGTTTGGTGCCGTCCCGCATCGGCACCCACACGTGCCGCTCGGTGACGGGGCCGAAATCGACCGGCGGCTGCGCCGCGGCCGACAGCGGCAGCGAGAGGAGGGCGGCGAGGGCGAGCGGGCGCATGGGCACTCCGGTGTCGGGGCGCTGTCGAGACCTTCGAGTTCGAGCCCGGAGGGCGTCGGCGTGTAGCCCCGGGTGGAACCCGGGGCGGGCGTCGGCGGTGGTCGTGTGGCGCGACCCCCGCGTACTCCGCCGCAGGCCGCCCCGGGTTCCACCCGGGGCTACACGCCGACGCCCTCCGGGCTCCAGCACCGAACCACCGAAGGGTTCGACCGAGCGCGGTATCGGCAGCCGTGGACCGGCACGCGACCGGGATGTCGCCTACGACGCCCCCCGCTCGGCGCGGAGCCGCAGCAGGGTGAGCAGGTCGGCCATTTCGACCAGCCCCTCGGCCTCGGCGCGCTCGTCGGGAGTGAGCGGGTGGCCGGCGTCCTGACGGTCGAGCAGCGACCGGAGCCGGGCGGCGACGCCGGCCGGCAGCCGGAACCGGGCGAGGTCGCCGGGCGGGTCGATGGCGAGGGTCAGCGGCATGGCGGGACTCCGGTGGGCTCGCATGGGTATGATAGCGGGCGCATGCCTCCTTCCCCGCGGGGCAGCAAAACGAGCGCACGCAGGGCGTTGCCTTGGGCTGAGGGCTGTCAGGCCGTCGGCCTGAAAACCCCGGGACGCCAACACGCCTGCGGTTGCGCGAAACCAGAAGACGCGACCGTTGCTTCTCGCGCCCCACTCCGAAAATGAGGCCGGCGAACAAACAGCTCAGCAGCAGCCGAGCCGCCAACCACGACCCGGCCACACAGGCCAGCGAAAAGTGCGAATGAGCCGGCGGTCTGCTGCAGCGTGGGGTTCGGCGGGACCACCTACTCGCGTCCGGCTGCCCGCCGTGACAACTCCGCCGCCTCGGCTCCGACGACAGTGACCTCGTCGTCGTGGTCGTCGTAGATCACCGCGAACACTCGAGCCCCCGTCGGCTCGGCGAACACGAAGTCCCGCGCCCCGGCTCGCCAGAGGTCGTCCGCCCACCCGGCGGAGTCACGAAAGGCGACCAGGACCCAGGGGAGACACGACATCATCGACAGCTCGCGCTCCCACCGGCACGTCAGGACCGACAGGTAGCCCTCGGCCGGGGCACCCAGATACTCCCGGGCGAGGGCCGACAGGACCGGGCCGGACGCCTCGTCAACCGCTGTCTCCGGAAGGAGGGTCAGCGTCGGGGCGTCCCGCCGGAGGCATTCGCGGACGGCCACCTGCACGTCGATCAGGTTGGAGCCCGGACTGACGAACCCGATCGGGTCCAGCGAAGCAACCCGCCCCAGGAGCTTCGCGAGCGCGACCCGAGCCGACCCGATCAGTAGCTTCTCCTGCAGTGTGGTCCCGGCGGGGTACTCCAGCGGCAATAGTGCGGGCTGGTTCGTCTGGGACACCGGCCGCCTCCGCCGCCGAACCATGTTTAGGCGTACTCGCCTTCCCGCGGTACGTCTCCGCGGCGGGCACCGCCTGTCCGACGGAGCGTACCGGGTCCACCGAGTGGTCGCCAGAAGATTCCGGCGAGGACATGCTCCGTGAGCCAGCGGGGGTGCCTTCGACGGCGTACCACCGGTCGGCCGCGACAGCTGTGCCTCACGTCCCCGGCAGGCGCAGCGGCGGGAGGGGCGGCAGCTCACCCTTCTGCCGCGCCCGCGGCAGCGCGAAGCGGAACGGCTGCGTCTTCGTGCCGCTCCCCGTGCGCACCACCAGCCCCGCCGACACCGCCCGCCGCAGCCACCGGTACAACACCGTCGGCGCCGGCGCCGCCTCCGAGGGCCAGTCGCCCAGCAGCTCCGGACACGTCGCCGGCGCCGGGCGGTCGGCCAGGTGCGCCCGCACCTGCTCCCAGTTCTCCCGGAACACCGCGTCCTCGTCGGTCGGCACCGCCCGGAACTCGGGCGTCCCCGGCACCCACTCGTACACCAGCTCCCCCACCGCCCCCGGCCGGCGCGACCGGCTCGTCAGCCGCCGACGGTTCCCGCCCCCACCCCGGCCGACGACGTGGAGTTCCAGGATCGTGTCCACGTACCCCAGCAGCGCCCCGCCGCCGCGGGCCAGGCTCCCCTCCGCCGCCGCCTTCCGCCGCGGGTGGTGCAGCACCAGCACCGCCGTCCCGCCCTGGGCCAGCCGGCGGAGCGGCTCCAGGAACCGCAGCAGGGCGCCGGAGTCGCTGTCGCTCCACCCGGGCAGGAACGGGGACAGCG carries:
- a CDS encoding AAA family ATPase, yielding MSTFTLDLRPMDTPAADAHTDGTGWVWDGVLARGDISLLTGVWKSGKTTLLAGLVHALGGGGDFLGRACAPGRVVVLSEESGAHWAERNRVIPAGPHARLVSRPFPGRPTAAEWADLVAAVDGLRADGPLDLFVVDPLSPFLPGWSDSDSGALLRFLEPLRRLAQGGTAVLVLHHPRRKAAAEGSLARGGGALLGYVDTILELHVVGRGGGGNRRRLTSRSRRPGAVGELVYEWVPGTPEFRAVPTDEDAVFRENWEQVRAHLADRPAPATCPELLGDWPSEAAPAPTVLYRWLRRAVSAGLVVRTGSGTKTQPFRFALPRARQKGELPPLPPLRLPGT